The proteins below are encoded in one region of Bacillaceae bacterium S4-13-56:
- a CDS encoding sugar phosphate isomerase/epimerase, producing MAIGVLAHLFGKLPYDQLAKRVAENGFEYVQLAIWKAIDGYDFSNPGKLNPGLVRNIRKEFDKHGVSVSVLACYLHMFDRDREKRKLNMERFKELIRYAPQFGSTIVAAEVGKRPNSSFTDQDWRVLKENLIDLLKEAEKWGVTLAIEPATGHMIGDAPTLYKMIQEIPLSNFAVVIDAGNLVTKDNFQRQDEIINEAFELLGDRVVACHAKDRLIIDGKIETVAPGQGDLNYSLYLELAEKYKPSVDIIMEKATSDEMLECKNFLENKRQEAVQKISFNEKA from the coding sequence ATGGCAATCGGTGTTTTAGCTCATTTATTTGGAAAATTACCTTATGATCAACTTGCAAAAAGAGTTGCTGAGAATGGTTTTGAATATGTTCAACTAGCAATTTGGAAAGCGATAGATGGTTATGATTTTTCAAATCCCGGAAAACTTAATCCAGGGCTGGTTCGGAATATTCGCAAGGAATTTGATAAACATGGAGTTTCTGTTTCTGTTTTAGCTTGTTATCTGCATATGTTTGACCGTGATAGAGAAAAACGAAAACTTAATATGGAAAGATTCAAAGAGTTAATTCGATATGCACCGCAATTTGGTTCAACCATTGTTGCCGCTGAAGTTGGAAAACGACCAAATAGCAGTTTTACTGACCAGGATTGGCGGGTCTTAAAAGAAAATCTAATAGATCTATTGAAAGAAGCAGAAAAATGGGGAGTAACTCTAGCCATTGAGCCTGCAACAGGGCATATGATTGGAGATGCACCTACTCTTTATAAAATGATTCAAGAAATTCCATTGTCTAACTTTGCAGTTGTGATAGATGCTGGTAATTTAGTTACAAAAGATAATTTTCAACGTCAAGATGAAATTATCAATGAAGCTTTTGAATTACTTGGGGACCGTGTGGTTGCCTGTCATGCAAAAGATAGATTGATTATTGATGGAAAAATTGAAACTGTTGCACCTGGTCAAGGTGATTTGAATTACAGTCTTTATTTAGAGCTTGCTGAAAAATATAAGCCAAGTGTAGATATTATTATGGAAAAAGCGACTTCAGATGAGATGCTAGAATGTAAGAACTTTTTAGAAAACAAAAGACAAGAGGCTGTTCAAAAAATAAGTTTTAATGAAAAAGCATGA